The following proteins are co-located in the Paenibacillus sp. FSL H8-0079 genome:
- a CDS encoding ABC transporter permease, whose translation MSDMIQIARREVKMGFRNPWAYSFLILFCTFSLSLLLLNSQNLVEGYSGTTGSMLNLILYLLPLMTLFLGSFSLTSEKEDGSWQLLSTYPIGTMSFIVGKYLGLSIVLITIVAFGYGLMGLISGLIGNPLDVMTYLLFLAFSCGLVLLFLTLALFIGSLSRNRWQALTISVTVWFFAVIGWPTLLLSVLGLMPYLWVKPLLIVLTLINPAELVRLFVVIKLGGGSILGPEYYRWVEWVQQPSGSWIFIGICLFWIAFSVLAVYAIWERGRSHG comes from the coding sequence ATGTCAGATATGATACAGATTGCAAGACGAGAAGTGAAAATGGGATTTCGCAATCCTTGGGCGTATTCGTTTCTGATCCTTTTTTGCACCTTTAGCTTAAGCTTGTTACTCCTGAATTCGCAGAATCTGGTTGAAGGGTATTCGGGCACAACAGGTTCGATGTTGAATCTCATTCTTTACCTTTTACCATTAATGACGCTATTCCTCGGTTCCTTCTCACTAACATCCGAAAAGGAAGACGGTAGCTGGCAACTGCTGTCCACGTATCCCATTGGCACGATGTCCTTTATTGTTGGGAAGTACCTTGGGCTGTCGATTGTCTTAATTACCATTGTTGCGTTTGGATACGGCCTGATGGGGCTCATTAGCGGGTTAATCGGGAATCCACTGGATGTCATGACCTACCTTCTCTTTCTGGCATTTTCTTGTGGACTGGTGTTGTTATTCCTGACGCTGGCGCTATTTATCGGTTCGTTGTCGCGCAATCGGTGGCAGGCGTTAACCATATCCGTGACCGTATGGTTCTTCGCTGTCATTGGATGGCCGACATTATTGCTTTCTGTGCTGGGACTTATGCCTTATTTGTGGGTGAAACCGCTGTTGATTGTACTAACGCTCATCAATCCGGCGGAGCTGGTGCGATTGTTTGTAGTCATCAAACTGGGAGGCGGCTCCATTCTTGGACCAGAATATTATCGATGGGTGGAGTGGGTGCAGCAACCAAGTGGCAGTTGGATCTTCATCGGGATATGCCTATTCTGGATTGCCTTCTCTGTCCTGGCGGTCTATGCGATCTGGGAGAGGGGGCGTTCTCATGGATAA
- a CDS encoding ABC transporter ATP-binding protein, with amino-acid sequence MDKVGLEVIGLCKSIKKQPIVEDISFRITSGQVLALCGGNGAGKSTVLRMIAGILRPTSGEVAVNNVRWLKERKCYSEQIGYMPDDYQFNQGLSAEEMLLFWASLRKVPKERVQEVLTMVGLEDQKKNRVTTFSKGMRQRVLFAQAVLSKPPLLIMDEPTNGLDPFWIQELTQLLKGIKQEGHMVVFSTHQLEIADDIADQVIFMNHGRNVGEGSTHDFRDQFGSLHAAFHQSLGLK; translated from the coding sequence ATGGATAAGGTGGGACTCGAAGTGATAGGATTGTGCAAATCCATTAAAAAGCAACCAATTGTTGAGGATATCTCCTTTCGCATTACTTCAGGCCAAGTGCTTGCCCTCTGTGGAGGGAATGGTGCAGGAAAGAGCACGGTGCTGCGTATGATCGCAGGAATTCTTCGGCCTACCTCGGGTGAGGTTGCGGTGAACAATGTGCGATGGTTGAAGGAGCGCAAGTGTTATTCAGAGCAGATTGGATATATGCCGGACGATTATCAATTTAATCAAGGACTGAGTGCGGAGGAAATGCTTCTGTTCTGGGCTTCTCTGAGGAAAGTTCCCAAGGAGAGAGTACAGGAAGTGCTAACCATGGTAGGCTTGGAGGATCAAAAGAAAAACCGGGTCACGACCTTCTCTAAAGGCATGCGCCAACGTGTGTTATTCGCTCAAGCTGTCCTGTCGAAACCTCCACTGCTCATTATGGATGAGCCAACGAATGGATTGGACCCATTCTGGATACAGGAATTAACTCAGCTGCTCAAGGGGATCAAACAGGAAGGCCACATGGTCGTGTTCTCGACCCATCAGCTGGAGATTGCAGACGACATTGCGGATCAGGTAATATTCATGAACCATGGTCGGAATGTGGGAGAGGGTTCCACCCATGACTTTCGTGATCAATTCGGTTCGCTCCATGCAGCATTTCATCAAAGTCTTGGCTTAAAGTGA
- a CDS encoding glycoside hydrolase N-terminal domain-containing protein: MKHHIDHPDTSGTRPDKNKLLLKYPSSWWQGMWREALPSGNGKLGASVQGGIQAETVLLQHSELWHWGHKDELPDVSYTLSETRKLMDEERYLEASWHLTRKLQEEGYASRLSSRYPLATMTVGMPCNNAFRKYRRELDMDTGEVQVRWLEGSQGYARSLFVSRADDCVVYEIQTHRVKDGVSAQGTGSAGNSLLSGTIGLQFPEGDRVREDDEFNVLKSSITMRIDRDDRGDYLCYGGKNDDGQDYGAVLRLIQLNEIPDAIHDKQKESEPNEDTHSRQLHFHTSGKVLVLVLVKMFATGRRVEEWTRLKQELALLESDYNTLLDRHISLHQPLFRSAELDLDDENDDGRCNEELLLEAYEGEAPTGLMRKMWAYGRYLFISGTSERSGLPFGLYGLWGGDYRLIWGHNMANENVQMMYWHTAVGGLSNLNRSLFRYYNGLMDDFRNNARKLYGCRGIYIPAGTTPGIGVPNQIVPVIMNWTGVAGWIARHYYAHYQFTGDKQFLLEEALPFMKEALQFYEDFLVLGEDGKYKIYPSVSPENTPENFMPKHGQPLAHPMPTAINATMDIAIMKELLQHVIAASRRTGVHTSKIPCWEAMLEHMPDYLLEPEGAVKEWLHPAFEDRRDHRHLSHLYPVFPGQELTREEQPELFQAFETAVDQRRLGAQSGWSLAHMSSIYARLGNGERALESLDILARSCVLSNGYTLHNDWRNMGVCMSMPAAPIQLDANMGWVNAVQEMLLYVSEQWIKLLPALPERWVRGSIHDWRIPGGSLSCTWDQSSGLFRAEISACRRIMMKLHIPEWVKACEMLSRSACLCELDENGIYELEIEAGGELILEQTRFGKNDE, encoded by the coding sequence GTGAAACATCACATAGACCATCCAGACACCTCAGGCACACGGCCGGACAAGAACAAACTATTGCTGAAATATCCCTCTTCCTGGTGGCAAGGGATGTGGCGAGAAGCACTTCCTTCCGGAAACGGTAAACTTGGTGCTTCAGTACAAGGTGGAATTCAGGCGGAAACCGTACTCTTGCAGCACAGTGAATTATGGCACTGGGGGCACAAGGATGAGCTGCCCGATGTCAGTTATACCTTATCAGAGACCCGCAAGTTAATGGATGAGGAACGATATCTGGAGGCAAGCTGGCATCTGACTCGTAAGCTGCAAGAAGAAGGTTACGCGTCAAGGCTGTCTTCCCGCTATCCGCTGGCAACAATGACGGTGGGCATGCCTTGTAATAACGCTTTTCGCAAATATCGGCGGGAACTGGATATGGACACAGGAGAAGTTCAGGTGCGCTGGCTGGAGGGGAGTCAGGGCTATGCAAGAAGTCTGTTTGTCTCGCGTGCAGACGATTGTGTTGTCTATGAGATCCAAACCCATAGAGTGAAAGATGGAGTAAGTGCGCAAGGAACAGGTTCAGCTGGGAATTCATTGCTGTCGGGAACTATAGGCCTGCAATTCCCGGAAGGTGACCGGGTGAGAGAAGACGATGAGTTCAACGTTCTAAAGTCGTCTATAACGATGAGAATCGACCGGGATGATCGTGGAGACTACCTTTGCTATGGCGGGAAAAATGACGATGGACAGGACTATGGTGCGGTGCTACGACTGATCCAATTGAACGAAATACCTGATGCGATTCATGATAAGCAAAAGGAAAGCGAGCCTAACGAAGATACGCACAGCAGGCAACTTCATTTCCATACCTCTGGAAAAGTGCTTGTGCTTGTGCTTGTCAAAATGTTTGCTACGGGTAGACGAGTGGAGGAATGGACACGGTTGAAGCAGGAACTCGCATTGCTTGAGAGCGACTACAATACGTTGCTGGATCGGCATATCTCACTGCATCAACCGTTATTTAGGTCCGCTGAACTTGATCTGGATGATGAGAATGATGACGGGCGCTGCAATGAAGAATTGCTTCTGGAAGCCTATGAAGGTGAAGCACCTACAGGGTTAATGCGCAAGATGTGGGCCTATGGTCGATATCTCTTCATCAGCGGAACTTCTGAACGTAGCGGATTGCCATTTGGATTATACGGCTTGTGGGGTGGAGATTATCGCTTGATCTGGGGCCACAATATGGCGAATGAGAATGTGCAAATGATGTATTGGCACACTGCGGTAGGTGGTTTGTCCAATCTGAATCGTTCGTTGTTCCGCTATTACAACGGATTAATGGATGACTTTCGGAACAATGCTCGCAAGCTATATGGCTGCCGTGGGATTTACATTCCCGCTGGAACAACACCGGGTATCGGGGTGCCTAACCAGATTGTTCCGGTAATCATGAATTGGACGGGAGTAGCAGGATGGATCGCCAGGCATTATTATGCTCATTATCAGTTCACTGGGGATAAGCAATTTCTGCTGGAGGAAGCCCTGCCCTTTATGAAGGAGGCCCTTCAGTTCTATGAAGATTTTCTGGTGCTGGGTGAAGACGGAAAATATAAGATATACCCGTCTGTTTCGCCAGAGAATACACCTGAAAATTTTATGCCTAAGCATGGACAGCCATTGGCCCACCCTATGCCTACAGCCATTAATGCGACTATGGACATTGCGATTATGAAAGAACTGCTACAGCATGTCATTGCAGCCAGTCGACGAACTGGAGTGCATACGTCTAAGATTCCTTGCTGGGAAGCCATGCTGGAGCATATGCCCGATTATCTTCTTGAACCTGAGGGAGCTGTGAAAGAATGGCTGCATCCTGCGTTTGAAGATCGACGTGATCATCGTCATCTTTCACACCTGTATCCTGTTTTTCCAGGACAGGAGCTCACCCGTGAAGAACAGCCAGAACTGTTCCAAGCGTTCGAGACAGCAGTTGATCAGCGAAGGCTTGGTGCTCAGAGTGGCTGGTCTCTTGCACATATGTCGTCCATATATGCTCGACTTGGCAATGGTGAGCGAGCGCTGGAAAGTCTCGATATTCTTGCGCGCTCCTGTGTGCTGAGTAATGGGTATACGTTGCATAATGATTGGCGCAATATGGGGGTATGTATGTCCATGCCTGCTGCCCCCATTCAGTTGGATGCCAATATGGGCTGGGTTAATGCAGTACAGGAAATGCTTCTCTATGTATCAGAACAATGGATCAAGCTGCTGCCGGCTTTGCCAGAACGCTGGGTACGAGGTTCCATACACGACTGGCGTATTCCCGGAGGTAGTCTGTCCTGCACATGGGATCAGAGCTCAGGTTTGTTCCGGGCAGAAATCAGCGCCTGTCGCCGCATCATGATGAAGCTTCATATTCCTGAATGGGTAAAAGCATGCGAGATGCTCAGTAGAAGTGCCTGCCTGTGTGAACTTGATGAGAATGGCATCTATGAGCTTGAGATTGAAGCTGGAGGGGAACTCATTCTGGAGCAAACAAGGTTTGGAAAAAATGATGAATAA
- a CDS encoding NosD domain-containing protein — MRNPWVKLGTFESRRKSRVRGLVFLIGMMIVLLSFPYGTATAVSGERDLIPLQPMIDRSAPGEVIVLASGRYSGPVTIDKNITIQGDPTVIVVNEETTSTITIQSDGVKLSGFTIEHNANEQTAAIQVEGKNSEITDLHIQTQGYGMIIRNSSHATIQRNNVTWVGSDSATSSQKGNGIDLYNSHDSYIEANEITGMRDGIYLENSRKSIVQNNRLLHTRYGIHCMYIDGSSVMDNTGEENMTGAMIMGVKNTVISGNSFRKQSTNVHSQGILLYDVHQSSVHNNVVEGNRVGMNIAESSGNEIRGNAVLRNFVGIQLVLAEANEFTRNRMVSNVIEASALDSPNNVLMENYWDSFQGLDLNGDGISEVSYAINPFYEQLVSRNSAYQLFFQSPGMVFLSELFTEGREQWTTDKSPRMSMDTESDLNMSVESAAGSNVVWILGLVLLGMATFIIIYMGVLRK, encoded by the coding sequence ATGCGTAATCCTTGGGTGAAGTTAGGTACATTCGAGAGTCGTAGGAAGAGTCGGGTTCGGGGATTGGTTTTTCTAATCGGAATGATGATTGTCTTATTGTCTTTCCCGTATGGTACGGCCACGGCCGTCTCCGGAGAGCGGGATCTGATTCCGCTTCAGCCTATGATTGACCGTTCTGCGCCAGGAGAAGTCATTGTACTTGCATCAGGTCGATATTCAGGCCCTGTAACGATTGATAAGAACATCACCATTCAGGGTGATCCTACGGTCATAGTCGTGAATGAGGAAACCACTTCTACAATAACTATTCAGTCGGATGGGGTGAAGTTAAGCGGGTTTACGATTGAGCATAATGCGAATGAACAGACCGCAGCGATTCAGGTTGAAGGGAAAAACAGTGAGATCACCGATCTGCATATTCAGACCCAGGGTTATGGGATGATCATCCGGAATTCGAGTCATGCAACGATTCAGCGGAACAATGTTACTTGGGTCGGATCTGATTCTGCAACCAGCAGCCAGAAGGGCAATGGCATTGATCTGTACAACTCCCATGATAGCTACATTGAAGCCAATGAGATCACCGGCATGAGGGATGGAATCTATCTGGAGAACAGTCGCAAGTCTATCGTGCAAAACAACAGGCTGTTACATACAAGGTACGGCATCCACTGTATGTACATTGACGGCTCTTCTGTCATGGACAATACCGGAGAGGAGAACATGACAGGTGCCATGATTATGGGCGTCAAGAATACGGTTATATCAGGCAATTCTTTTCGCAAACAGAGTACGAATGTTCATTCCCAAGGGATTTTATTGTATGACGTACATCAATCCTCTGTTCACAACAATGTAGTGGAGGGTAATCGTGTTGGGATGAATATTGCAGAATCATCAGGTAATGAGATTCGTGGAAATGCGGTGCTTCGGAATTTTGTTGGCATCCAGCTGGTTCTGGCAGAGGCTAATGAGTTTACACGTAACCGAATGGTGTCTAATGTCATTGAAGCTTCCGCGCTGGATAGCCCGAATAATGTCTTGATGGAGAATTACTGGGATTCCTTTCAGGGACTCGATCTGAATGGGGATGGGATCAGTGAAGTTTCCTATGCCATCAATCCTTTTTATGAGCAACTGGTCAGTCGAAATTCAGCGTATCAGCTCTTTTTTCAATCGCCGGGTATGGTCTTTCTGAGTGAGTTGTTTACAGAAGGCAGAGAACAATGGACTACCGACAAGTCGCCACGCATGAGCATGGATACGGAATCTGATCTGAACATGTCTGTGGAAAGTGCAGCAGGTTCCAATGTGGTGTGGATACTCGGGTTAGTTCTGTTGGGAATGGCGACTTTTATAATCATCTATATGGGGGTATTACGAAAATGA
- a CDS encoding antibiotic biosynthesis monooxygenase: MLIQTRSIIVQKGYSDKIVERFSGPTPVVDMPGLIDFSVMVNKKSTENEEVMVIIRWESEEAWKNWEKSDVHIKGHREKRTQEKPDYLISTTVNMYQVQTVKTGNGSEQGS; the protein is encoded by the coding sequence ATGTTGATTCAAACTCGAAGCATTATTGTCCAAAAGGGATATAGTGATAAGATTGTGGAACGTTTCAGTGGTCCAACTCCGGTTGTGGACATGCCCGGTCTGATTGATTTCAGTGTCATGGTCAACAAGAAAAGTACAGAGAACGAAGAAGTGATGGTCATCATTCGTTGGGAATCGGAAGAAGCATGGAAGAACTGGGAAAAAAGTGATGTTCATATTAAAGGCCATCGTGAGAAGAGAACACAGGAGAAACCTGATTATCTAATAAGCACGACCGTAAATATGTATCAGGTACAGACCGTGAAAACAGGCAACGGTTCTGAACAAGGGTCATAA
- a CDS encoding redoxin domain-containing protein: MSLLQKKMKRFNNRHILTILIGLVALFTGVWAVFENMSTPESQRGNAIQAGAKAPQFTAVNSAGEQVSLSDYRGKAVMINFWASWCTPCVREMPLVHQIAQDYQNDVETLFVNVGESKGTIREFMDKQAFDFPVIIDVTGNISGMYRITGLPATMVIDKDGEFRHILLGELTEDTPLQQWLEESI; this comes from the coding sequence GTGAGTTTATTGCAGAAGAAGATGAAGAGGTTTAATAACAGACATATACTTACAATACTGATTGGCTTGGTTGCGTTGTTCACAGGTGTATGGGCCGTTTTTGAAAATATGTCGACACCCGAGTCTCAGCGAGGCAACGCTATTCAAGCAGGTGCAAAAGCCCCTCAGTTCACAGCGGTTAATTCAGCAGGCGAACAAGTCAGCCTGTCCGATTATCGGGGGAAAGCCGTCATGATTAACTTTTGGGCTTCATGGTGCACACCCTGTGTAAGGGAGATGCCGCTCGTTCATCAGATCGCTCAGGACTATCAGAACGATGTGGAAACCCTTTTTGTTAACGTGGGGGAATCGAAGGGAACGATTCGTGAGTTTATGGATAAGCAGGCGTTTGATTTTCCGGTGATCATTGACGTGACAGGCAATATATCAGGCATGTATCGGATTACAGGTTTACCGGCAACGATGGTTATTGATAAGGACGGGGAGTTCCGTCATATATTGCTCGGTGAACTGACCGAAGATACACCGTTGCAGCAATGGCTGGAAGAGAGTATCTAG
- the bshB2 gene encoding bacillithiol biosynthesis deacetylase BshB2, with protein MNTTHNEHERILVVYPHPDDEAFSVSGTLAKYIDGGAHVTYACLTLGEMGRNMGIPPFANRVTLPAIRKQELIEASEAIGIQDLRMLGFHDKMLEFEDPQLLEDTIMALLKELNPSLVITFYPGYSVHPDHDATGAAVIRTIAKLPVDERPIVHCVAFANNQEQYIGKPDVFVDVTEFLDRKMASIRAHRSQFQAAELVGNSELNDEEIKKRFGKETFWTYPFE; from the coding sequence ATGAATACTACACACAACGAGCATGAGCGCATCTTGGTGGTGTACCCACATCCGGATGATGAAGCTTTCTCTGTATCAGGAACGTTAGCGAAGTACATAGATGGCGGTGCCCATGTAACCTATGCTTGTCTAACGCTTGGCGAGATGGGGCGCAACATGGGGATTCCTCCATTTGCCAACAGAGTGACACTGCCTGCCATCCGTAAACAGGAACTCATCGAAGCTTCTGAAGCGATTGGTATTCAGGACCTCAGGATGCTGGGTTTCCACGATAAAATGCTGGAGTTCGAAGACCCACAGTTACTGGAAGACACCATCATGGCGCTGCTCAAGGAACTGAACCCATCACTGGTCATTACGTTCTATCCAGGCTATAGTGTTCATCCCGATCATGATGCAACGGGAGCCGCTGTTATACGTACAATCGCTAAACTTCCTGTGGATGAGCGTCCGATTGTTCACTGCGTTGCGTTTGCTAATAATCAGGAACAGTACATTGGAAAGCCGGATGTATTCGTTGACGTAACTGAATTCTTGGATAGAAAGATGGCGTCCATCCGTGCCCATCGTTCACAATTCCAGGCAGCGGAGCTTGTCGGAAATTCTGAGCTGAATGATGAAGAAATTAAAAAACGTTTTGGTAAAGAAACATTTTGGACCTATCCATTTGAATAA
- a CDS encoding nitrous oxide reductase accessory protein NosL — protein sequence MNKSLNRRWTLVMVLMFGMVLLTACGTKYAALPINEDVDICAICKMQVKDDAYATQLTTKDGQNYKFDDIGCMNQWKTENGTDNIGMDYVRDYNDKEWIEYSKATYVYDASLRTPMAYGILNFKDKPSAEAFIAEQGVGTLMTAEDLASHDWKQNTENMDMMGEHGHDEHGHSEEGDGNEMHQEGEMKEESGH from the coding sequence ATGAACAAAAGCTTGAACAGAAGATGGACATTGGTCATGGTACTTATGTTTGGCATGGTATTGTTAACCGCTTGCGGAACAAAATACGCGGCATTGCCGATCAATGAAGACGTGGATATCTGTGCGATCTGTAAAATGCAGGTGAAGGACGATGCGTATGCAACGCAGCTCACTACGAAAGACGGCCAAAATTACAAGTTTGATGACATCGGGTGCATGAACCAGTGGAAAACGGAAAATGGCACGGACAACATCGGCATGGACTATGTTCGTGATTATAATGACAAGGAATGGATTGAATACAGCAAAGCCACGTATGTATACGATGCTTCATTGCGTACGCCTATGGCTTATGGAATTCTTAACTTTAAGGACAAGCCTTCGGCTGAAGCTTTCATTGCAGAGCAAGGTGTGGGAACCCTTATGACCGCTGAGGATCTTGCCTCTCATGACTGGAAACAGAATACAGAGAATATGGACATGATGGGTGAACATGGGCATGATGAGCACGGACATAGTGAAGAAGGAGACGGTAATGAGATGCATCAGGAAGGTGAGATGAAAGAAGAGTCAGGCCACTAG
- a CDS encoding YojF family protein, whose translation MQPIKPQDIQLRINQLADQDLYVHLELTSGAYAHHMDSTRHPASAFITNAAIRYTQGSISGTGPYRVGLKTTQGWLYAEGLTHIDEQEEERLILAGHDSQGKLVVALQLSREMF comes from the coding sequence ATGCAACCGATCAAACCTCAAGACATTCAGCTCCGGATCAATCAACTTGCTGATCAGGACTTATACGTACATCTCGAACTCACGTCAGGTGCTTACGCACACCACATGGATAGCACAAGACATCCAGCATCTGCATTCATTACCAATGCGGCCATACGATATACGCAGGGCTCCATCTCAGGTACAGGTCCTTACCGGGTTGGTCTGAAAACAACTCAAGGTTGGCTCTACGCCGAAGGCCTTACACACATTGATGAGCAGGAAGAAGAAAGACTGATTCTAGCTGGTCACGACAGTCAAGGCAAACTGGTTGTGGCGTTACAACTGAGTCGGGAGATGTTCTGA
- a CDS encoding DUF817 domain-containing protein: protein MKPLIQLLHFGYHQAMSCIFPVAIFGTLALSSVIPIPFLHRYDAILLVLLSVQYLMYRSGLETRDEIKVICVFHIIGLVLEIYKVWMGSWSYPEQAYTKILGVPLYSGFMYASVASFMCQVWRRLRMDMTGWPGLLPSVLLGAAIYINFFTHHFIPDFRWWLTALVFIVFWKTWIIYRVRTTTYRMPLSLAFIIVGFFIWTAENIATFFNAWKYPDQHDTWQLVSFSKISSWFLLVIISVIIVAQLKYVKANRTPDDPKLI from the coding sequence TTGAAACCTCTAATACAACTACTTCATTTCGGCTATCATCAGGCCATGAGCTGCATATTTCCTGTAGCGATCTTTGGAACATTGGCTCTCTCCAGCGTAATCCCGATCCCCTTCCTGCATCGATATGATGCCATTCTGCTTGTATTGCTTTCAGTGCAGTACCTGATGTATCGAAGCGGCTTGGAAACCCGAGATGAAATCAAGGTCATCTGTGTATTTCACATTATTGGCCTGGTGCTGGAAATCTATAAAGTATGGATGGGATCATGGTCATACCCGGAGCAAGCCTACACCAAAATCCTTGGTGTCCCTCTGTATAGTGGATTCATGTATGCAAGTGTAGCCAGTTTTATGTGTCAGGTGTGGCGAAGACTGCGCATGGACATGACCGGCTGGCCTGGTTTATTACCTTCCGTTCTGCTCGGAGCAGCCATCTATATTAACTTTTTCACCCATCATTTTATTCCCGATTTTCGCTGGTGGTTAACGGCGCTTGTATTTATTGTTTTCTGGAAAACGTGGATTATCTACCGGGTACGGACAACGACCTATCGAATGCCGTTATCGCTCGCTTTTATCATTGTCGGGTTCTTCATCTGGACTGCCGAGAATATCGCTACATTCTTCAACGCCTGGAAATATCCTGATCAGCATGATACCTGGCAACTGGTTAGCTTTAGCAAGATCAGTTCGTGGTTCCTGCTGGTGATCATCAGCGTCATCATCGTTGCGCAGCTCAAATATGTGAAGGCCAATCGAACCCCAGATGATCCAAAACTCATCTAA